A window from Culex pipiens pallens isolate TS chromosome 3, TS_CPP_V2, whole genome shotgun sequence encodes these proteins:
- the LOC128093531 gene encoding uncharacterized protein LOC128093531 gives MTGPPLDGAGQVPPVPSPVFSPASYNLPNFKYIHLPPSEVRNAWISWIRWFESIMAAAGVIDSLTKKMQLMAMGGAELQSAYYGLPNVEPVGPTVTPYEDAKEKLDQHFSPKHHDSFERFLFWSMHPAEDESIEKFCLRVQQKAEKCYFGKTDTESRHIAILDKIIQYSSEELRQKLLEKEKLTLDDAMKTVNAHQSVRYQAEKMSSNVTNKAPTPTVVNRMYDGNRKDGESSGSQRGCRQCGYPSHRNGESCPAADRKCLRCNHVATDEICIRCQTIGSANRFSKTGINKLQQELQQNGIVPIRAVTHFVSKNTPPIAKPKISLAIMLGKPMMN, from the exons atgacggGTCCTCCGCTAGATGGAGCTGGACAGGTTCCTCCGGTGCCGTCACCGGTCTTCAGTCCAGCCTCGTACAACCTGCCCAACTTCAAATACATACATCTTCCGCCGTCTGAAGTTCGTAATGCGTGGATTTCATGGATACGATGGTTCGAGAGTATTATGGCCGCAGCTGGGGTCATCGACAGTCTAACCAAGAAGATGCAACTCATGGCAATGGGTGGTGCAGAACTGCAGTCGGCATATTACGGCTTGCCGAACGTAGAACCGGTTGGACCGACCGTAACGCCGTACGAAGACGCCAAGGAGAAGTTAGATCAACATTTTTCACCGAAACATCACGACAGTTTTGAGCGGTTCTTATTTTGGTCGATGCATCCTGCGGAAGACGAGTCCATTGAAAAGTTTTGTCTTCGGGTCCAGCAAAAAGCCGAGAAGTGCTATTTTGGCAAAACCGACACCGAAAGTCGCCACATTGCGATTCTGGACAAAATCATCCAGTACTCTTCAGAGGAATTGAGACAAAAGCTGCTGGAAAAGGAAAAACTGACCCTCGACGATGCCATGAAAACCGTAAACGCTCATCAGTCGGTTCGTTACCAGGCCGAGAAGATGTCAAGCAACGTGACAAACAAAGCACCGACTCCAACGGTCGTCAACCGTATGTATGACGGCAACCGGAAAGATGGAGAGAGCTCTGGTTCACAACGCGGTTGCCGGCAGTGCGGCTACCCATCGCACCGAAACGGAGAATCGTGTCCAGCTGCCGACCGAAAGTGCCTCCGCTGCAATCATGTAG CGACTGACGAAATCTGTATTAGGTGCCAAACGATCGGAAGCGCAAACCGGTTTTCCAAAACCGGAATCAACAAGCTCCAGCAAGAGCTCCAGCAAAACGGTATCGTTCCGATTCGAGCCGTAACGCATTTCGTGTCGAAGAATACTCCTCCGATTGCGAAACCGAAGATCTCCCTTGCTATAATGTTGGGGAAGCCGATGATGAACTGA